The following are encoded in a window of Pseudomonas multiresinivorans genomic DNA:
- a CDS encoding ABC transporter substrate-binding protein, translated as MQSFKRWFGGAALALGLLVTGAQAADEKAPIHFGELTWESGSLITEVLRLLVEQGYGYPTDSLPGSTVSLEAALARNDVQVIGEEWAGRSPAWVKAQAEGKVFGLGDTVKNADEGWWVPEYVIKGDPARGIAPLAPELHSVSDLPRYREVFRDPESPDKGRFLNSPTGWTSEIVNSQKLKAYGLTDSFTNFRTGSGAALDAEIASSIRRGKPVLFYYWSPTPLMGRYKLVRLEEPAFDAEAWKTLSDAKNTNPRGTRSMPARLSVGVSAAFHRDYPELVGVFEKVDFPIGLLNASLAKMSETRQAPRDAARDFLRANPQVWHPWVSEAVRVKVEAAL; from the coding sequence ATGCAATCGTTCAAACGCTGGTTCGGCGGCGCGGCACTCGCCCTCGGCCTGCTCGTCACCGGGGCCCAGGCCGCCGACGAGAAAGCCCCTATCCATTTCGGCGAGCTCACCTGGGAGAGCGGCAGCCTGATCACCGAAGTACTGCGTCTGCTGGTGGAACAGGGCTATGGCTACCCTACCGACAGCTTGCCCGGCAGCACCGTCAGCCTGGAAGCTGCCTTGGCACGCAACGACGTCCAGGTCATTGGCGAGGAATGGGCCGGGCGCAGCCCCGCCTGGGTCAAGGCGCAGGCCGAGGGCAAGGTGTTCGGCCTGGGCGATACGGTGAAGAACGCCGACGAAGGCTGGTGGGTGCCCGAGTACGTGATCAAGGGCGACCCGGCACGCGGCATCGCACCCCTGGCGCCCGAACTGCACTCGGTGAGCGACCTGCCGCGCTACCGCGAAGTGTTCCGCGACCCCGAATCGCCGGACAAGGGACGCTTTCTCAACAGCCCCACCGGCTGGACTTCGGAAATCGTCAACTCGCAGAAGCTCAAGGCCTACGGTCTGACCGACAGTTTCACGAATTTCCGCACCGGCTCCGGCGCGGCACTGGACGCCGAGATCGCCTCGTCGATCCGGCGCGGCAAGCCGGTGCTGTTCTACTACTGGTCGCCCACTCCGCTGATGGGCCGCTACAAACTGGTACGCCTGGAAGAGCCAGCCTTCGATGCCGAGGCCTGGAAGACCCTGAGCGACGCGAAGAACACCAACCCGCGCGGCACCCGCTCGATGCCGGCGCGGCTGTCGGTCGGCGTTTCCGCGGCCTTCCACCGGGACTATCCGGAACTGGTCGGCGTATTCGAGAAGGTCGACTTCCCCATCGGCCTGCTCAATGCCTCCCTGGCGAAGATGAGCGAGACACGCCAGGCGCCGCGCGACGCCGCGCGTGATTTCCTCAGGGCCAACCCACAGGTCTGGCACCCCTGGGTCAGCGAAGCGGTCCGCGTGAAGGTAGAGGCGGCACTGTGA
- a CDS encoding ABC transporter permease yields the protein MSSSFPQGLHHSIAGPVNQLVDSLVLNYGDQLRQLSDSLLQLVTLLENLLRLPPWWLLLALLGLLAWHAGRSWKRALLLVALLFLIGVVGLWDKLLQTCALVLVATGLCVLIGVPLGVLLAYRPMARRILMPLLDVMQTLPSFVYLIPVLMLFGLGKVPAIFATLIYALPPLVRLTDLGLRQVDPSVREAARCLGANRWQRLRHVELPLALPSLMAGLNQTVMMALSMVVVASMIGARGLGEDVLVGIQTLDVGRGVEAGLAIVALAVVIDRVTQGYGRPDR from the coding sequence GTGAGTTCGAGTTTCCCGCAAGGCCTGCATCACTCCATCGCCGGGCCGGTGAACCAGTTGGTGGACAGCCTGGTGCTGAACTACGGCGACCAGCTGCGGCAGCTGTCCGACAGCCTGCTGCAACTGGTGACCCTGCTGGAAAACCTCCTGCGTCTGCCGCCCTGGTGGCTGCTCCTGGCACTGCTGGGCCTGCTCGCCTGGCACGCCGGACGCAGCTGGAAGCGCGCACTGCTGCTGGTGGCTCTGCTGTTCCTGATCGGCGTGGTCGGGCTCTGGGACAAGCTGTTGCAGACTTGCGCCCTGGTGCTGGTCGCCACCGGGCTCTGCGTGCTCATCGGCGTCCCGCTGGGCGTGCTGCTGGCTTACCGGCCCATGGCCCGCCGCATTCTGATGCCGTTGCTGGACGTCATGCAGACCCTGCCCAGCTTCGTCTACCTGATTCCCGTGCTGATGCTCTTCGGCCTGGGCAAGGTACCGGCGATCTTCGCTACGCTGATCTACGCGCTACCGCCACTGGTTCGTCTCACCGACCTGGGCCTGCGCCAGGTCGATCCGTCTGTTCGCGAAGCAGCACGCTGCCTGGGCGCCAACCGCTGGCAGCGCCTGCGCCACGTCGAACTGCCGCTGGCCCTGCCAAGCCTCATGGCCGGGCTCAACCAGACGGTAATGATGGCGCTGTCCATGGTCGTGGTGGCGTCGATGATCGGCGCACGCGGCCTGGGCGAAGATGTACTGGTGGGTATCCAGACCCTGGATGTGGGACGCGGCGTTGAAGCAGGGCTGGCGATCGTGGCGCTGGCGGTAGTGATAGACCGTGTAACGCAGGGATACGGGCGGCCTGATCGCTAA
- a CDS encoding SulP family inorganic anion transporter, whose amino-acid sequence MSETPPRERSGFDWQRWLPGLATLRNYQASWLPRDLAAGLVLTTMLVPVGIAYAEASGVPGIYGLYATIIPLLAYALFGPSRILVLGPDSALAAPILAVVLVQAAGDPQRAIAVASLMALVSGVVCMVAGLLRLGFITELLSKPIRYGYMNGIALTVLISQLPKLFDLSVESRGPLQDLWSLGRALLGGQANWPSFAVGGGCLVLILVLKRYRRLPGILIAVVLATLSVSLFDLGSRGVKVLGELPQGLPGFSFPWVSGIDLVEVLLGGIAVALVSFADTSVLSRTYAARLKTPVNPNQEMFGLGVANFASGLFQGIPISSSSSRTPVAEAAGARTQLTGIVGALAVTLLLLAAPNLMQHLPTSALAAVVIAAALGLFEFTDLRRIFRLQQWEFWLSMGCFAGVAVFGAIPGICIAVVIAVIEFLWDGWRPHHAVLGRVDGVRGYHDVTRYPNARRIPGLVLLRWDAPLFFANAEQFQNQVLAALNQSPTPVQRLVIAASPVTSIDITSADMLAELDKILEQRGVELQFAEMKDPVKDKMKQFELFEGLGENAFHPTVGAAVEAYLADSGVDWKP is encoded by the coding sequence ATGTCCGAAACCCCGCCGCGAGAGCGTTCCGGCTTTGATTGGCAGCGCTGGCTGCCAGGGCTCGCCACCCTGCGCAACTACCAGGCGAGCTGGCTGCCCAGGGACCTGGCCGCCGGCCTGGTGCTGACCACCATGCTGGTGCCAGTGGGCATCGCCTACGCCGAGGCTTCCGGCGTGCCGGGCATCTACGGGCTGTACGCGACCATCATTCCCTTGCTGGCCTATGCGCTGTTCGGCCCGAGCCGCATCCTCGTGCTTGGCCCGGACTCCGCGCTGGCCGCGCCGATTCTCGCGGTAGTGCTGGTGCAGGCGGCGGGCGATCCGCAGCGGGCCATCGCCGTCGCCAGCCTGATGGCGCTGGTCTCCGGCGTGGTCTGCATGGTCGCCGGGCTGCTGCGCCTGGGCTTCATCACCGAACTGCTGTCCAAACCGATCCGCTACGGCTACATGAACGGCATCGCGCTGACGGTGCTGATCAGCCAGTTGCCCAAGCTGTTCGATCTTTCCGTCGAGAGCCGGGGGCCGCTGCAGGACCTCTGGTCATTGGGCCGGGCGCTGCTGGGCGGGCAGGCCAACTGGCCGAGTTTCGCAGTGGGTGGCGGCTGCCTGGTGCTGATCCTCGTACTCAAGCGCTACCGGCGCCTTCCGGGCATTCTCATCGCGGTGGTGCTGGCGACCCTGTCGGTCAGCCTGTTCGACCTCGGCAGCCGGGGCGTCAAGGTGCTCGGCGAGTTGCCCCAGGGGCTGCCAGGGTTTTCGTTTCCCTGGGTGAGCGGCATCGACCTGGTGGAAGTGCTGCTGGGCGGTATCGCCGTGGCGCTGGTGTCATTCGCCGACACCAGTGTGCTGTCGCGTACCTACGCGGCGAGGTTGAAGACGCCGGTGAACCCCAACCAGGAAATGTTCGGCCTGGGCGTGGCGAACTTCGCTTCCGGGCTGTTCCAGGGCATCCCCATCAGCAGCAGCTCCTCGCGTACGCCGGTCGCCGAGGCTGCGGGGGCGAGGACTCAGCTCACCGGCATCGTCGGAGCCCTGGCGGTGACCCTGTTGCTGCTGGCGGCGCCCAACCTGATGCAGCACCTGCCCACCAGTGCCCTGGCCGCGGTGGTGATCGCCGCGGCCCTGGGGTTGTTCGAGTTCACCGACCTCAGGCGCATCTTCCGCCTGCAACAATGGGAGTTCTGGCTGTCCATGGGCTGCTTTGCCGGCGTGGCGGTATTCGGGGCCATTCCGGGCATCTGCATCGCCGTGGTGATCGCGGTGATCGAGTTCCTCTGGGATGGCTGGCGACCGCACCATGCCGTGCTGGGGAGGGTGGACGGCGTGCGTGGTTATCACGACGTAACGCGTTACCCGAATGCGCGGCGCATCCCCGGCCTGGTGTTGCTGCGCTGGGATGCGCCGCTGTTCTTCGCCAATGCCGAGCAGTTCCAGAACCAGGTACTGGCGGCGCTGAACCAGTCCCCCACGCCCGTGCAGCGCCTGGTGATCGCGGCCAGCCCGGTGACCAGCATCGATATCACCTCCGCCGACATGCTTGCCGAGCTGGACAAGATCCTGGAGCAACGCGGGGTGGAATTGCAGTTCGCCGAGATGAAGGACCCGGTGAAGGACAAGATGAAGCAGTTCGAGCTGTTCGAGGGCCTGGGCGAGAACGCCTTCCATCCGACTGTAGGCGCCGCCGTGGAGGCCTACCTGGCCGATTCCGGGGTGGACTGGAAACCCTGA
- a CDS encoding MarC family NAAT transporter: MSSLFDAILLGLLALLPLINPPTTVALFLALSQGFSREEKNQQALLTACYVFIIMTLTYYIGEFIMGVFSISIPGLRIAGGGILCIIGARMLFPNPVPSPDPNETAPERTSFAFIPLAMPSTAGPGTIAMIISSSASIKHSTNFPQWVVLVAPPLIFLCTALILWGCLRASDLIMKATGKSGIDAISRLMGFLLVCMGVQFAINGLVEVVQGLITAHAQ; the protein is encoded by the coding sequence ATGAGCAGTTTGTTCGACGCTATCCTACTAGGGCTGCTCGCCTTGCTGCCCCTGATCAATCCGCCGACGACTGTGGCTCTGTTTCTCGCCTTGTCCCAGGGTTTCAGTCGCGAAGAGAAAAACCAGCAAGCGCTGCTCACTGCCTGCTACGTGTTCATCATCATGACGCTGACCTACTACATCGGCGAGTTCATCATGGGGGTGTTCAGCATCTCCATCCCGGGGCTGCGCATCGCCGGGGGCGGCATCCTCTGCATCATCGGCGCACGCATGCTGTTCCCCAATCCCGTCCCCTCCCCCGACCCCAACGAAACCGCGCCCGAGCGCACCAGCTTCGCCTTCATCCCGCTGGCCATGCCCAGTACCGCCGGGCCCGGCACCATCGCGATGATCATCAGCTCCTCGGCCAGCATCAAGCACAGCACCAACTTCCCCCAGTGGGTGGTGTTGGTGGCGCCACCGCTGATCTTCCTCTGCACCGCGCTGATCCTCTGGGGCTGCCTGCGCGCCTCGGACCTGATCATGAAAGCCACTGGCAAGTCCGGCATCGATGCCATTTCGCGGCTGATGGGTTTCCTGCTCGTGTGCATGGGCGTGCAGTTCGCCATCAACGGCTTGGTGGAGGTCGTCCAGGGCCTCATCACAGCCCATGCGCAGTAA
- a CDS encoding HpcH/HpaI aldolase/citrate lyase family protein gives MIQDTPADSIVRTALFVPGSRPERFAKALASGADAVIVDFEDAVEASLKAQARDNLEAFLGANPEARVRVRVNAAGDPEQAADLQLCGRLPGVIGILLPKAERAMQVRIAASSGKPVWPLIESARGLLALGEIAACEGVERLTFGGLDLALDIGMSSGTQAAAVVYDQVRLSLLLHSRVNDLQPPLDTVFPAFDDAEGFAATLRHGRDLGLLGALCIHPRQVAVVHAALAPGADELDWARRVVEAAQGGAAAFQVDGQMVDAPVLARARRLLASAGN, from the coding sequence ATGATTCAGGATACCCCGGCGGATTCCATCGTACGGACCGCGCTGTTTGTCCCCGGCAGCCGCCCGGAGCGCTTCGCCAAGGCCTTGGCCAGCGGCGCCGACGCAGTGATCGTCGACTTCGAGGACGCCGTCGAGGCGTCCCTCAAGGCCCAGGCCCGCGACAATCTGGAAGCCTTCCTCGGCGCCAACCCTGAAGCCCGCGTGCGGGTGAGGGTGAACGCCGCTGGTGACCCGGAGCAGGCGGCCGATCTCCAATTGTGCGGCCGCCTGCCTGGCGTCATCGGCATCCTGCTGCCCAAGGCCGAGCGTGCGATGCAGGTGCGCATCGCCGCTTCCTCCGGCAAGCCGGTGTGGCCGCTGATCGAGAGCGCCCGCGGCCTGCTCGCGCTGGGCGAGATCGCCGCCTGCGAGGGAGTGGAGCGCCTGACCTTCGGCGGCCTCGACCTGGCGCTGGATATCGGCATGAGCAGCGGCACCCAGGCCGCCGCGGTGGTCTACGACCAGGTACGCCTGAGCCTGCTGCTGCATTCGCGGGTGAACGACCTGCAGCCGCCGCTGGATACCGTGTTCCCCGCCTTCGACGATGCCGAAGGGTTCGCCGCGACCCTCCGTCATGGTCGCGACCTCGGCCTGCTCGGCGCCCTGTGCATCCATCCCCGACAGGTCGCTGTGGTCCATGCGGCGCTGGCCCCCGGCGCCGACGAACTGGACTGGGCACGGCGGGTGGTAGAGGCCGCGCAAGGCGGCGCGGCGGCCTTCCAGGTCGACGGACAGATGGTCGACGCGCCGGTGCTGGCCCGCGCCCGGCGATTGCTGGCCAGCGCCGGCAACTGA
- a CDS encoding CaiB/BaiF CoA transferase family protein has protein sequence MSSRPLDGITVVSLEHAIAAPFCTRQLADLGARVIKIERPGVGDFARGYDERVRGLASHFVWTNRSKESLSLDLKQEPAQAVLEQLLEQADVLVQNLAPGAAARLGLSFETLHERFPRLIVCDISGYGEGGPYEQKKAYDLLIQSESGFLSVTGGPGADEMAKAGCSIADISAGMYAYSGILSALLLRGRTGEGSRVEVSMLEGMAEWMGFPMYYAFEGQSQPPRAGAAHATIYPYGPFPTGDGGSVMLGVQNEREWKLFCEIVLQRPELATDPRFTATSLRVANRDALRESIIEAFSALGAAQVVERLEQAQIANAHVNDMRGLWQHPQLAARDRWREIDSPAGRLPALLPPVNSNAYAPRMDAVPALGEQTDDLLRELGYTPGDIQRLHEQGAV, from the coding sequence ATGAGTTCGCGTCCCCTCGACGGGATTACCGTCGTCAGCCTGGAACACGCCATCGCCGCACCGTTCTGCACCCGCCAGTTGGCCGACCTCGGCGCCCGCGTGATCAAGATCGAGCGCCCCGGCGTCGGCGACTTCGCCCGCGGTTACGACGAGCGCGTGCGCGGCCTGGCCTCGCATTTCGTCTGGACCAACCGGTCCAAGGAAAGCCTGTCGCTGGACCTCAAGCAGGAGCCGGCGCAGGCCGTGCTGGAGCAGTTGCTGGAGCAGGCCGACGTGCTGGTGCAGAACCTTGCCCCAGGCGCCGCTGCGCGCCTGGGCTTGTCGTTCGAAACGCTGCACGAGCGCTTCCCGCGGCTGATCGTCTGCGATATTTCCGGTTACGGCGAAGGCGGCCCCTACGAGCAGAAGAAGGCCTATGACCTGTTGATCCAGAGCGAAAGTGGTTTCCTCTCGGTCACCGGCGGCCCCGGCGCCGACGAGATGGCCAAGGCCGGATGCTCGATCGCCGATATCTCCGCCGGCATGTACGCCTACAGTGGCATCCTTTCGGCTCTGCTGCTGCGTGGCAGGACCGGGGAGGGCAGTCGCGTCGAGGTGTCGATGCTCGAAGGCATGGCCGAGTGGATGGGCTTCCCCATGTACTACGCCTTCGAGGGCCAGTCGCAGCCGCCGCGCGCTGGCGCCGCCCACGCCACCATCTACCCTTACGGGCCGTTCCCCACCGGCGATGGCGGCAGTGTGATGCTCGGCGTGCAGAACGAGCGCGAGTGGAAGCTGTTCTGCGAGATCGTCCTGCAGCGCCCGGAGCTGGCAACCGATCCGCGCTTCACCGCGACCAGCCTGCGCGTGGCCAACCGCGATGCCCTGCGCGAATCCATAATCGAAGCCTTCTCGGCCCTGGGCGCCGCGCAGGTGGTCGAGCGCCTGGAGCAGGCGCAGATCGCCAATGCCCATGTCAACGACATGCGCGGCCTCTGGCAGCACCCGCAACTGGCGGCCCGTGACCGCTGGCGCGAGATCGACAGCCCGGCCGGCCGCCTGCCGGCGCTGTTGCCGCCGGTGAACAGCAACGCCTATGCACCGCGAATGGACGCCGTGCCGGCGCTGGGTGAACAGACGGATGACCTGCTCCGGGAACTGGGGTATACCCCCGGTGATATCCAGCGCCTGCACGAGCAGGGCGCGGTATGA
- a CDS encoding MmgE/PrpD family protein — protein MNNTHALAEFLAGLRYEDLPAAVVEYTEELFLDWLGSALASQNRHPIPLFQRYAQRMGPATGKSRVLVDGSSTSAYFAALVNGASSHLVEQDDLHNSSVLHPATVVFPAALAAAQELGKSGRELILASVAGYEAGIRIGEFLGRSHYRIFHTTATVGTLAAAVAVGKLLGLDSRQFVNCLGSAGTQAAGLWEFLRDAADSKQLHTAKAAADGLLAAYLTADGLTGAQNILEGEQGMAAGMSSDADPSRLVDGLGTRWALCETSYKFHASCRHTHPAADALLGLMQREGLAHGDIAKVTTRVHQGAIDVLGRVVVPQTVHQAKFSMGTVLGLIAVHGKAGLVEFEEFSLKDPNVAAFREKVAMQLDAEVDGAYPQRWLGRVDVLTTDGRQLHGAIDEPKGDPGNGLSRAELEDKFRRLLAFAGQRGSAEADRLVQASWRLHQLSNLDDFH, from the coding sequence ATGAACAATACCCACGCCCTGGCCGAATTCCTTGCCGGCCTGCGTTACGAAGACCTGCCCGCGGCAGTGGTCGAGTACACCGAAGAGCTGTTCCTCGACTGGCTCGGCTCGGCCCTGGCCAGCCAGAACCGCCACCCGATCCCGCTGTTCCAGCGCTATGCCCAGCGCATGGGCCCGGCGACCGGGAAGAGCCGCGTGCTGGTGGACGGCAGCTCGACCTCCGCGTACTTCGCCGCGCTGGTCAACGGTGCCAGTTCACACCTGGTGGAGCAGGACGACCTGCACAACAGCTCCGTGCTGCATCCGGCCACCGTGGTCTTCCCGGCGGCCCTGGCGGCCGCGCAGGAACTGGGCAAGTCCGGCCGCGAGCTGATCCTCGCCAGCGTCGCCGGCTACGAGGCGGGCATCCGCATCGGCGAGTTCCTCGGTCGCTCGCATTACCGCATCTTCCACACCACCGCCACGGTCGGCACCCTGGCCGCCGCGGTGGCGGTGGGCAAGCTGCTGGGGCTGGACAGCCGCCAGTTCGTCAACTGCCTGGGCAGCGCCGGCACCCAGGCCGCCGGCCTCTGGGAATTCCTGCGCGACGCTGCCGACTCCAAGCAGCTGCACACCGCGAAGGCGGCTGCCGACGGCCTGCTCGCTGCCTACCTGACGGCCGACGGCCTGACCGGCGCGCAGAACATTCTCGAAGGCGAGCAGGGCATGGCGGCCGGCATGTCCAGCGACGCCGACCCGAGCCGTCTGGTGGACGGCCTGGGCACCCGCTGGGCACTGTGCGAGACCTCCTACAAGTTCCACGCCTCCTGCCGCCATACCCATCCTGCCGCCGACGCGCTGCTCGGCCTGATGCAGCGCGAAGGGCTGGCGCACGGCGATATCGCCAAGGTCACCACCCGCGTGCACCAGGGCGCCATCGATGTGCTCGGCCGCGTGGTGGTGCCGCAGACGGTGCATCAGGCGAAGTTCTCCATGGGCACCGTGCTGGGCCTGATCGCCGTGCATGGCAAGGCCGGGCTGGTGGAGTTCGAGGAGTTTTCCCTGAAGGATCCAAACGTCGCGGCCTTCCGCGAGAAGGTCGCCATGCAGCTCGATGCGGAAGTGGACGGCGCCTACCCGCAACGCTGGCTGGGCCGCGTCGACGTGCTCACCACCGACGGTCGCCAGCTGCACGGCGCCATCGACGAGCCCAAGGGCGATCCGGGCAATGGCTTGAGCCGTGCAGAACTGGAAGACAAGTTCCGCCGCCTGCTGGCCTTCGCCGGCCAGCGCGGCAGCGCCGAAGCGGATCGGCTGGTGCAGGCCAGCTGGCGGCTGCACCAGCTGTCGAACCTCGACGACTTCCACTGA
- a CDS encoding acyl-CoA dehydrogenase family protein has protein sequence MTSTPEELQAIREGVRALCAEFPAEYWRRIDEEKGFPEDFVRAMTEAGWLSAMIPEEYGGSGLGLAEASVILEEVNRCGGNSGTIHGQMYNMFTLLRNGSAEQKAYYLPKLANGELRLQSMGVTEPTTGTDTTKIKTTAVRKGDKYVINGQKVWISRIQHSDLMILLARTTPLAEVKKKSEGMSIFLVDLREAIGNGLTVQPIANMVNHETNELFFDNLEIPAGNLIGEEGKGFKYILDGLNAERTLIAAECIGDGRWFTEKSAQYARDRVVFGRPIGQNQGVQFPIAEAHIEIEAADLMRWRACEEYDSGKNAGAAANMAKYLAAKASWEAANACLQTHGGFGFANEYDVERKFRETRLYQVAPISTNLILSYVAEHLLELPRSF, from the coding sequence ATGACTTCCACCCCCGAAGAACTCCAGGCCATCCGTGAAGGCGTACGCGCCCTGTGTGCGGAGTTCCCCGCCGAGTACTGGCGCCGGATCGATGAAGAGAAAGGCTTCCCCGAGGACTTCGTCCGCGCCATGACCGAAGCCGGCTGGCTCTCCGCGATGATCCCGGAAGAGTACGGCGGCTCGGGCCTGGGCCTGGCCGAGGCCTCGGTGATCCTGGAGGAGGTGAACCGCTGCGGCGGCAACTCCGGCACCATCCACGGGCAGATGTACAACATGTTCACCCTGCTGCGGAACGGCAGCGCCGAGCAGAAGGCCTACTACCTGCCCAAGCTCGCCAACGGCGAACTGCGCCTGCAATCCATGGGCGTCACCGAACCCACCACCGGCACCGACACCACCAAGATCAAGACCACCGCCGTGCGCAAGGGCGACAAGTACGTGATCAATGGCCAGAAGGTTTGGATCTCGCGCATCCAGCATTCCGACCTGATGATCCTGCTGGCCCGCACCACGCCGCTGGCCGAGGTGAAGAAGAAGTCCGAAGGCATGTCGATCTTCCTCGTCGACCTGCGCGAGGCCATCGGCAACGGCCTGACCGTGCAGCCGATCGCCAACATGGTCAACCACGAGACCAACGAGCTGTTCTTCGACAATCTGGAAATCCCCGCCGGCAACCTGATCGGCGAGGAAGGCAAGGGCTTCAAGTACATCCTCGACGGCCTCAATGCCGAGCGCACGCTGATTGCCGCCGAGTGCATCGGCGATGGCCGCTGGTTCACCGAGAAGTCCGCGCAGTACGCCCGCGACCGCGTGGTGTTCGGCCGCCCGATCGGGCAGAACCAGGGCGTGCAGTTCCCCATCGCCGAGGCGCACATCGAGATCGAGGCCGCCGACCTGATGCGCTGGCGCGCCTGCGAAGAGTACGACAGCGGCAAGAACGCTGGCGCCGCCGCCAACATGGCCAAGTACCTGGCGGCCAAGGCCAGCTGGGAGGCCGCCAACGCCTGCCTGCAGACCCACGGTGGCTTCGGCTTCGCCAACGAGTACGACGTCGAGCGCAAGTTCCGCGAGACGCGCCTGTACCAGGTGGCGCCGATCTCCACCAACCTGATCCTGTCCTACGTGGCCGAGCACCTGCTCGAACTGCCGCGTTCCTTCTGA
- a CDS encoding FAS1-like dehydratase domain-containing protein, whose product MSDSPYADWIGRSQEREEELSAVLVRRLAVTLAEDVPAAGDALPPLWHWMFFQDEVTEPGLGADGHPARGGFLPPADGRNRMWAGGRLEFHEPLRVGGLAKRTTTILNVEEKHGRTGSLLFVTLRHEFHQDGRLAFSEEQDIVYREPTPPRLSSGDVLPAGDWSEAVEPTPILLFRYSALTFNGHRIHYDWPYVTEAEGYPGLVVHGPLIGTLNLRAFCRANPEARLRRYAYRGLRPLISPEPFAVGGRLSGPGKAEVWAGNGAGIAQRGEVEFD is encoded by the coding sequence ATGAGCGATTCGCCGTACGCCGACTGGATCGGCCGTTCCCAGGAACGCGAGGAAGAATTGAGTGCCGTGCTGGTCCGCCGTCTGGCCGTGACCCTCGCGGAAGACGTACCGGCCGCGGGCGATGCGCTGCCGCCGCTGTGGCACTGGATGTTCTTCCAGGATGAAGTGACCGAGCCGGGCCTGGGCGCCGATGGCCATCCGGCGCGCGGTGGCTTCCTGCCGCCGGCCGATGGGCGCAACCGCATGTGGGCCGGCGGCCGCCTGGAGTTCCATGAGCCGCTGCGCGTCGGCGGGCTGGCGAAGCGCACCACGACCATCCTCAATGTCGAGGAAAAGCACGGCCGCACCGGCTCGCTGCTGTTCGTCACCCTGCGCCATGAATTCCATCAGGACGGCCGCCTGGCCTTCAGCGAGGAGCAGGACATCGTCTACCGCGAACCGACGCCGCCCCGGCTCTCCAGCGGCGACGTGCTGCCGGCCGGCGACTGGAGCGAGGCCGTCGAGCCGACACCGATCCTGCTGTTCCGCTATTCCGCGCTGACCTTCAACGGCCACCGCATCCACTACGACTGGCCCTACGTCACCGAAGCCGAGGGCTACCCCGGCCTGGTGGTGCACGGCCCGCTGATCGGCACCCTGAACCTGCGTGCGTTCTGCCGCGCCAACCCCGAAGCACGCCTGCGCCGTTACGCCTACCGTGGCTTGCGCCCGCTGATCAGCCCCGAACCTTTCGCAGTCGGCGGCCGCCTGAGCGGCCCCGGCAAGGCCGAAGTCTGGGCTGGCAACGGTGCCGGCATCGCCCAGCGCGGCGAAGTGGAATTCGACTGA
- a CDS encoding LysR substrate-binding domain-containing protein produces the protein MHFDLADLRLFTHIAEAPSLTQGARRAHLSAAAASARIKALEGQLDCRLLYRDNRGVELTPAGERLLQHARLILRQVDHLKSDFSGQAGDQVGHIRIFANTTACTEFLPELLADFLAERPGVSVDLQERLNRDIVRAILDGSADLGIVAGPVRAEGLQIVHFSTDRLVLAVAPDHPLCALPRLTLADTLDYPHIGLHEGSTLQSFLRERVDRMGGELNLRIQVASFEAICRMVEAGVGIGVIPETAAVRHSRTMNLRILSLDEPWVVRERSVLLRDREALPACARALVDLLRDLQDDTTVQPSR, from the coding sequence ATGCATTTCGATCTCGCCGACCTGCGTCTCTTCACCCATATTGCCGAAGCCCCCAGCCTCACCCAGGGGGCGCGCCGTGCCCATCTTTCCGCCGCTGCCGCCAGCGCGCGGATCAAGGCACTGGAGGGGCAACTCGACTGCCGACTGTTGTATCGGGACAACCGGGGGGTCGAGCTGACCCCTGCCGGCGAGCGCCTGCTGCAGCACGCACGGCTGATCCTGCGCCAGGTGGACCACCTGAAAAGCGACTTCAGCGGCCAGGCCGGCGACCAGGTCGGGCATATCCGCATCTTCGCCAACACCACCGCGTGCACCGAGTTTCTCCCCGAGCTGCTGGCGGACTTCCTCGCGGAACGCCCCGGCGTCAGTGTCGACCTGCAGGAACGGCTGAACCGCGACATCGTCCGTGCCATCCTCGATGGCTCGGCGGACCTGGGCATAGTCGCCGGCCCGGTGCGTGCCGAGGGCCTGCAGATCGTCCACTTCAGCACCGACCGGCTGGTGCTGGCCGTGGCCCCGGACCACCCTCTGTGCGCCCTGCCCCGCCTGACCCTGGCCGATACCCTGGATTACCCGCACATCGGCCTGCACGAAGGCAGCACCCTGCAAAGCTTCCTGCGCGAGCGGGTTGACCGCATGGGGGGCGAGCTCAACCTGCGCATCCAGGTGGCCAGCTTCGAGGCGATCTGCCGGATGGTCGAGGCCGGGGTCGGCATCGGCGTCATCCCGGAAACGGCCGCCGTGCGCCACAGCCGCACCATGAACCTGCGAATACTGTCGCTGGACGAACCCTGGGTGGTCCGCGAACGCAGCGTGCTGCTGCGCGACCGCGAGGCCCTGCCCGCCTGCGCGCGCGCACTGGTGGATCTGTTGCGGGATCTGCAGGACGACACCACGGTTCAGCCGTCTCGCTGA